The following is a genomic window from Bacteroidota bacterium.
ATGTATTCCGGTTCATCTCTTTGCCCATATTTTCTTTCATTACTTTTTTAAAATTGGAAATACGTCAAGACATCGCTTTTACGAAGAAAAAGCAAAAACAGCTGAAAAATTATCATTTTTTTTTGTATATTTATAAACAAAATACTTTCAGGGCCTAAGGTTGAAAGTTTATGTGTTTCCAAATGTCATACGCAATATGTAGTCTCTCAACTATTTTTAATTAAAAGTATAACTCTGTTATTTATTATACTTCCGATGAAAATACTTATTGTTGAAGATGAAAAAGAATTGTCAAGATCTATAAAAACATACTTAACCCTCGAAAGGTATGTCTGCGAAAATGTTTTTGATTATTCCCATGCTTTCGAGAAAATTCAATTATATACTTATGACTGTATCATAATTGACATAACATTACCCGGTGGGAATGGTCTGGATTTAATCACTCTCCTGAAAAAGATGCAACCGGATACGGGCGTGATTGTTATTTCGGCCCGAAATTCACTGGACGATAAGATAAAAGGGCTTGAAATTGGGGCCGATGATTATCTGACCAAACCTTTTCACCTTTCGGAATTAAATGCAAGGATAAAATCTATCCTTCGCCGGAGGAATTTTGAAGGGAGTAATGAGTTTTGTGTCAATGAAATAACGATTAATCCGGATTCTTTTCAGGTATTTGTAAACCATCATCTTTTAAATCTTACGCCCAAAGAATTTGATCTTTTATTGTATCTGGTTTCCAACCAGAACAAAGTGATAACTAAGGAATCAATAGCAGAACATTTGTGGGGCGACGATATTGATATGGCCGATACTTTTGATTTCGTCTATACCCATATTAAAAATATCAGAAAAAAAATCATCAAATCAGGTGGCCATGATTATATCAAAACCGTTTACGGATTGGGGTATGTCTTCAAGACCAATGAAATTGTTGACTAAAACCACCCTCAAGCATTTGATTTTTTCCCTGCTGATTTTCTTTTCTGGCGGAATAGCCTTTTACGGGGTGGTTAGCTCTTTTGTATTTAGACAGATTGATGAGACTCTTATTGCCGAGCGCGAAATCATCGAAGAGCAAATTGACCACCTGGACAGTATACCTGATTTCAGCACGGTCTTTGGACATCATATAGAAGTAACGCTTTTCAATCATTATGTAAAACCTTCTCAAAAGTTTCATGATACTATACTCATCAATGCCCAGGACGGAGAATTGGAACATTACCGGCATCTGTTGATCACCAACAATACCGATCAACATAAAAGTTATTCCATCAGTATTTTTAAATCGCTTTCAGAAACCCGCCAGTTGATGCAGGTTATTTTTTTGATTGTCTTTTGTTTATCGGTGATACTGCTGATTAGCCTGACTATATTAAATTATTCTATTTCTAAACGTTTATGGGTGCCTTTCTACGATACCCTTTCGAAAATGCAGAATTATTCGATTGAAGAAAAAGAACCCCTTTCTTTTCCATCGTCCACGGTGATTGAATTTAACCAACTTAACAACGTGGTACGAATTCTTACGGAAAAAATAAGAGCCGATTACCTGAATCTTAAAGAATTTACTGAAAATGCCTCACACGAGATTCAAACCCCTTTGGCCATAATTAAATCAAAACTTGAATTATTGATTCAAACCGATAATTTGGACAAAAAACAAATCAATGAAATCAAATCCATTTATGAGGCTACCAACAGGTTATCAAAATTGAACTATGCACTTTTGCTGATAACAAAGATACAAAACCAACAATTTACTTTTGTTGAACCCGTTTGTTTCAATCATGAAATTAACAGACTGCTGTTAAATTTTGAGGATATCATCAGTCAGAAAAAGATCAAGGTTTCAACTGATTATAATTCTGAGATAACTTTAAACATTAATCCAGATCTGGCTGAAATATTACTTAACAATCTATTGTCAAATGCAATAAAACATAATGTGGAAAACGGTACCCTGGATATACTTCTGAATAAAGCCGGGCTGGTGATTTCCAATACCGGGCCCCAATTGGATGTGGATCCTAAATTATTATTCCAACGGTTTAGAAAGGCAAATTCATCCGGTTCCTTAGGTTTGGGTTTGTCTATTGTCCAGAAAATTGCTGTTTCTTATAAGATGAATATAGATTATTCATTAAATAATAAATTACATATTGTTAAAATAGATTTTCCGGCAAATTTATTGATCTGAGGTTTTGCTTCAGGATTGCTACAGAATCTTTTAGTAACTTTTGTAATAATTAAAACTTAAAACTTT
Proteins encoded in this region:
- a CDS encoding HAMP domain-containing sensor histidine kinase; its protein translation is MIISKPFTDWGMSSRPMKLLTKTTLKHLIFSLLIFFSGGIAFYGVVSSFVFRQIDETLIAEREIIEEQIDHLDSIPDFSTVFGHHIEVTLFNHYVKPSQKFHDTILINAQDGELEHYRHLLITNNTDQHKSYSISIFKSLSETRQLMQVIFLIVFCLSVILLISLTILNYSISKRLWVPFYDTLSKMQNYSIEEKEPLSFPSSTVIEFNQLNNVVRILTEKIRADYLNLKEFTENASHEIQTPLAIIKSKLELLIQTDNLDKKQINEIKSIYEATNRLSKLNYALLLITKIQNQQFTFVEPVCFNHEINRLLLNFEDIISQKKIKVSTDYNSEITLNINPDLAEILLNNLLSNAIKHNVENGTLDILLNKAGLVISNTGPQLDVDPKLLFQRFRKANSSGSLGLGLSIVQKIAVSYKMNIDYSLNNKLHIVKIDFPANLLI
- a CDS encoding response regulator transcription factor, whose product is MKILIVEDEKELSRSIKTYLTLERYVCENVFDYSHAFEKIQLYTYDCIIIDITLPGGNGLDLITLLKKMQPDTGVIVISARNSLDDKIKGLEIGADDYLTKPFHLSELNARIKSILRRRNFEGSNEFCVNEITINPDSFQVFVNHHLLNLTPKEFDLLLYLVSNQNKVITKESIAEHLWGDDIDMADTFDFVYTHIKNIRKKIIKSGGHDYIKTVYGLGYVFKTNEIVD